The genomic window TGCGTGTCCTCGAACTCAGGACGCTACGATGTTAAGCGGGCGGGACTCGCTTCTTTCATCTCGGTGGTTCCTTTGCGTTTGTCATCCTGGAACCGGGcgagccagccagccacccGACTGTGTGGGCTCGCGGTTGGTGGTGTGGGTGGACGATGTCTTGGTAACCGGTGAGTGTGTATTGATCGGTTCTCCCGGCGGGTAGTATTGTGCTATCAAAGTGTATAATCAGAGAGTGAATCCTTTGGGCGAGATACGAAATTGGGCTTGTTCATGCAGGGACCGTGTTAACTTGGTGTGCTCGGCACGTTAGCCCCGGATCCCGGCTGCTGTAGGTTGTATCAGCGGACGGAGTTGAGTGGTAGCGAGTTATTCAAACGTTATAAACGtgtgctgccgccgtgggTGGCGGTCTCCTGTTCATGGGTATGTCCGGTCTTGTCTGAATCACCAAGCGCTCTACTCGTTCACGAACAGCTGGCTCAGATGAAGACCGGCGAGGCGGTCGTTTCGGTGTACGGAACCGGATCGCCGTCTCCTTCGCAACGGAATCCCCGGAGTTGGTCCCGGAGGGCGTGGCTGATCTTAGTGACGGCCCTCATCGTGATCGTGATCGTGATTGTCGGCGCCGTTGTCGGAGTCAGAGCAACGAGAAACAACAACCCCGACGGCACCAGTTCGAGTTATCCCGACTACACCCAGCTGAACTATACGCTGATCGACACATGTAAGTCGCAAAGGTTGGCAACTGGCGCGTTATTGGCGGGCTCTCAGGGGCTAGGGGTTGGTGCTGACTGACTCGGCGACTCGGCAGACTCGGGCACATCCTTCTTTGACAAGTTCGAATACTTCAGCAGGTCTGACCCGAGTATGCTCATCACCACACCAACAACTGCCCAGGACAACAGACTGACCAGACTGCGCTCCAGCCCAGGGGTTCGTCCACTACGTCGATCCTGGCTACGCCGCAACCTATGTAAGCCCCTCCCCCTGGGGTTCCCTGGCTCGATTCCGAGACAGAGAGTCCTTCCAACTTCTTCCAGCGTCGTTTTCTGCTGGGCAGCAGTTTGTCCAACCACACACACTGGCAACGTCTCGGTGGTGTAATGCATCTTCGCGCGATCACTGACTCCCACAACCCAGAACCTCACCTACGCCACCCAATCAACCGCCATTATACGCGTCGACACCACGGTCGGTCCCGGCTCCAACCCGGACGCTTCGACGGGTCGCTTCTCGGTCCGTCTCGAGTCCAAAGCGCAGTACGGCCCGGGACTCTTTCTCTTCGACGTGAAGCACACGCCCTATGGGTGCGGCACATGGCCCGCCTTGTGGCTGACAGAGTCCgtcccttccccccctccaCCCCATCTCACTTTTGTCCTTTTCCTCCGCCAGCGACTAACACGTCCACCTCAGTCCCAGCAACTGGCCCGAGAACGGCGAGATCGACCTGATGGAGGCGGTCAACCAGGCCAGCGCGGGCGGGCTGACGGCGCTGCACACCACGGCGGGCTGCACCATGGCGGACGTGCGGCGCGAGATGAGCGGCGCGGCAGGGCAGGACGACTGCCACAACGCTACCAACAGCAACACGGGCTGCACCGtgacgggcggcgcggcgatgTATGGGCCCGCCTTCaacgccgcgggcggcggggtcgtcgCGCTCGAGTGGCGGGCCGAGGGCATCCGCGTGTGGGTGCTGGggcgggacggcggcggtggcggcaagGGCGTCATCACGGCCCTGCCGGCGGCAGAGCAGCTCGCCGGGCCCGACACGGGCACCTGGGGTCCGCCGCTGGCCGATTTcccgtcgacgagctgcgaCGTGACGAGCCACTTCCGGAACCAGAGCATCATCGTCAACATCGACCTGTGCGGCGAACTGCCCAACGCCGTGTGGGCGTCGTCGGGCTGTaggtcgccgccgtcttgtCTCCCATGCCTCTCAGTGCTTGCTTGAGGGGCGCATGACTGACGCTGCGTAGGTCCGTCGAACTGTACCGATTATGTGGCCAACAACCCTCTGGCTTTCACGAATGCGTACTGGGAGTTTGGGGCTTTCCAGGTGTACAAGGCCGCGTAGCCGGGGAAAGCTGGTAGGACGACAGGGAATGCGATAACTATGATGAGCAGTCAAAGGGTATGTATGTCTACATCAATGAGTAGATATAGACAATACACAATGTAGAGGCTGGCAGCGTTTGTATTTGCGTGCTGGCAGTGCTGCCACTTCAAAGTCAGCCCTTTACCATTCTCTCAAAGATCGCGAGTAGCGGAGATTACGAAATTACCCCTGACACCCGCCGTCTATCCGGCCTTCAGCAGATCAAGTGACACTGGCCGTGCCGCCTGCCCCTTACCAAGGGGATATATGCCCGAGGTCTATGCGCCCAGCCAGAAGCAAGTACCCCTTAGCCCGTCCCATCTCTATGCAAATGACTCCCCAACGCCAGTGCCATGGACAACAGAACACAGACCCTCCCCAATTGGCACCAATACCCCACGCTCCTATCCAGCATCCCAGCCAGAACAGAACGACAGAGGCCATATAATAATACACCAGCACTCCAGGAACCACACGCACATCTTCCCTTCCGCGCTCAATCCTCGTCCTTGGGCATCCTCATCCACGCATCAATAGCGGCACTGAAGGCGGCAAAGCCGGCAcagccgacggcggccgcctgcggCCCGCCGTTGCGCGCCAGGATGGCGCCGGTGAGgcagccggccgcgacgccgttGGCCATGTCGTTCTTGGCGCGGAGGCCCTCGATGCCGCACTCGATGCCGCTGAagagggcgccgacggcgccgaagtTCTTGGCCGTGCTCCACGAGCGCGCGCCCATGTCCTTGAACCCGTGCGCCAGCTGCttgcgcagcggcagcgacgacaccgtcgtggcggccgccgagccgggCACGCCCGAGACcccgcccggcgcgccgggcgtGTGGAAGGGCGTGTCGTAGGCCATCTGTACCAGCACCAACAGCGCAAACCAGCACCGGGACGGTCAGCAAGCTCTCGTGTCTTGTTTCCAGCCACTCCAAGCCTTCTTTCAGAGAAAGAAATGCTACCGGGACGTACCGAGGCCATGAACATGCCAAACAACCCGCCGAGCGCAAACCCAGCCACACCGCTCATCGCCGTTTTCGCGTAGCACGACTCCATCGCGTTGGTGAGCTGCCCCATTCCCCCGTGTCACACAAACCGCAGTCAGCACAGCCAGCAACGCATACCCCCCTTACATCCACGAATTGTTCGACCCGCCCACAGCAGCGGTGGGCGGGGAGGTGGGAATACACACCCATTTCACATTGGGATCATTCGGATCAAAccccggcgcggccgggcccgCGCGCGCCCCGCCCGCCCCAGGGATGCCcgggacgccgccgccgatgccgccgccgatgccgccgccgccgacaccaccACCGATCCCGCCGGGGAAATTCATCGCGCCCGTGGCCCAGCCGGCGTCGAGTCTTCTATCTCTGATGTGTGTGTCTCCGGGGCGGGGTCAGTCCAAATGTGCCGGCTTCGATTGCACGCTTCGCTTCGGTTGCTGGTCTGGTCTGGTCCGGTGTCCCAGGGGGTTGGATGGGTTGGATATCTGAACAAGAGCGCGGATCGAAGTCCGGATGAATTCTATATATGGCGAACTAGAATCGTGTGGGCAATTGTCTACcggcggacgacgaggaaggaGAGAAAACGGGCGTGAGCGAGGGAGTAGGGAGTGTCGCGTGCTGCGGTCGTTACGGTGTTGCGGCTTTGTCGTCGCTGACACGCCGGTTATCGCTGGCGCTCTGGCAAAAAGTTGCTTATCGCCGTCGCTAGTCTTGTTCTGCCCGTCGCCACCGCCTGACCACTTCGAGTACCGATTAGTACGTTCGGTTTCCAGATTACGTTACATGTCGTGTAGCATCGAGTAACGTTACAGGACGGTATTGACGCAAGAATATGCTGGGTTACCACGACGGGCTTGGTTTGTGCAGGTACCACGAGGACTCGAGGACGCGAGAATACACAGCATCGCCAGCATGTGAACTTCAAGGCCCAATCTCCTACTGTATTGTCACTTTCAAAAAAAAAGCTGCGGCTATCACCAAGACCACCCGGTCTGCTCCCCACCACCCACCCCGGCCCCTCTCACTCTTGAAGATGCCTGCCAACCCCAATGCCTAATGCCACGCTCACATATAAGTCTCTGTGTTAGCGTGATAACAAGCAACAAAACAAAAGAAAAGAAATAAACAATTGGCCCAAGAGTCAAATGGTGGACAGGACCATGTAACTCTGATCCCAAGGCGCCACTTTTGACCAATAGCGAACCCCACACCCAAAACCGGGCGCCGTGACATAAGGATACACAATGCGCAGCGGCGTCGGCTTGGCAAGCATTGCATGCCCCAATGCATGAATGTGCAACGGGACTAGCCCCTGAGGAACAAGTCACCGGCGCCGTTACGCAACGACCTCGTCCGGTCGGGatggtcgaggccgaggcagTCGTCAGAGTTCGCCGCCACGTCCCAAAGGATGTCATCTGACCCGAGCGTTAGCTCTCTGATTCCAGGCTGCGATGTGGTTgaagagagggagggagaagaagaacTCGCTGCTCACCATCTGTCAAGTACTGCGGTCTTGAGAAGGATGCCCGGCGAACAACGGCAAACTTGATCTTCTCGAAGCTCTTGCCCTTGAGCCCCGTCCGCTTTTCCAGCCGTTTCTTGGTGTCCGCAAATCTTTCTCCTTCCTTGAGGAGGAACCTGAAGGGAATGCCGTGCGCCCTGCTAGGTTCGCCATGGAACTGGAATACAGAGATGAATTGGTTCGGATCTTGAACCTCTGCGTCCTCGCTCGGTATCCGCTCGGCGATCACCGTCGTGTAGTCGTTTACGCTGATCACCGGGTAGCTTCGATCCAGCTCCCGGAAGAACCTGTGGTTGCTGATCTCGTAGATGCGGATCCgcccggcctcctcctcgctgggGATCTTCGCCTTCTTGATCAAGCAGTTGATGAGGTCCTCTACCTGCCCGTTCTTGGGAACCAGAACGTCGAGTTGTTCCTGAAGAACACAAGTTAGCCCGTAGCTGCTAGCACCACCAGCGTCACGTCATCACCGCCCccctgctcctcccaccaGTTCGCGACACTGACCTCTTTCGTGATGCCCTCGCTCAGAAGCGTCAACCTGATGCTCTTCTTGGTGTCTAGTTCCGCTAGGCTCATGTCGAGCACCTCAAAGAACAAGGCGTCGTGCCGTTGGTTGACACTTAACTGACCGTACCCCGCCGGGACGAGAATGTTGCCGAGCGTCTGGTTCTGGCTCCGCTTGACGGCCGTCCTCGGGTTGTTGGAGCTGGCATTCACCGTATAGAACCGAAGGTGTGTCGGCTCCACCCCCAGCTTCTCGCCAACCTTCTCCGAAAGCCTGTCATAGCTCATCCTGGCGTTCAGAACCATCTCGAAGTGCGGGTACGCCTTGGGGTCGCATTTTTGTGGGTGAGCAAGGAACATGACCGTCCGCTTATTGAGAAGGAAGTCGTAGTATTCGCGTGCATCCTCGGCGCGATCCAGCGATTTCGCTCTATAACCAGCGTCAGCGGCCTCGTCTGCCTGTTAGAAAAATCAGGAGCCTTGTGCAACTTACGCCTCCTCTGACGATTGCCTCTCATTCTTGTCGCCCAGGCCCAGCCTCGACTTGCGCTCGTGAAGCCGCTGGAAGCAGATGATGTCTCCGTCCTGGAGCTCCGCCGCCTTGAGTGATTGTTTCCCCTTCAGTGTTTCGATCATGTTCGGTTTGATTTCCTGCGGAAGCGACCGATTAGCGATCAGGTGTTCGTCGATAATGGCCGAGGGCATTGGGAACCTTACCTCCCAAAGCTGGAGCTTCTCATCGCTTGCCAGTTTCTCCcagcccatcttcttcatGATGATGGGAATCAGCTCCTCAACCTTCTTTTCCTTGCTCATGTACAGGTGGCCGATCCCTCTCAGAGCTTGAGCCTCGGCATCGAACCACTTGAGGAAGAGCAGGATAAGGTCGTTCTTGACAACCACCCCGTTCGGCAGCCCCGAGTACGTCGGCCAGACAGCGTTGCCCTCGGCGTCAACTTCCTCGGTAGTTTCGACCCACACACGCAGCGCCTGCTCCCTGTGCGCTGCCGCCTTGTTGTACGTCTCCTCCACAGACGGACGCAGGTCCATCACGGGTTGATCCGGGCGGGTGGTCTTGTTTTGGCGGTTGACCATATTCCACAGGCGGACAAGTCTCGGGTCCTGCCCAAGATCGGCAGCAATCTTGTTCACCAAGTCTTGCATCGTCGCCGAACGGAGGACGCGATAGAACCTAGGCGCCGCCGGGTTCTGGTCTGGCGTCGCATCAAAGTCTGTCAGGTCAGTGCCGCCATGATGTCGGAACGTTTCTTCGGTGATGGCCTTCACTCCCAGATAGAGGTGCTGTTCCTCCCTCTCCTTGCGGCGGGCCTCCCTGGCGGCGTATTCCTCCTCGAATCGCCGTCCTGCAGAACCTGTTAGCAACCCGCCATATGCTCAATCAACAAACCAGAACGGGAAATAACTCACGGAGGTGCTCCGGCGTGTCGTCTGCTGTTACTGGACAGAGGATTTTGTCCAGTCTCGACTTGCGAATATATACCAGCATGTACGCGCTGTTCGGCCGCATCAGGGGCCCCTTCTTGTTGCCTAGGGGCCGAAGCTGGCCGTTGGGCAGCTTGATCGGACCGCCGAAGTTCTCTTCCAAAACTTCCCGTTTCGTGGCCTTGGTGaccttgtcgtcgtcgtacTTGTACCACCAGCCCTCCTTGTTCGGCTTCAGAAAGGCGTAATAATGGCCCGCATTTTGGTCGCCGCTATGCACCAAGACGCCGTGCAGCTGGTAATCCCAGGGTTCCGACCTGTCGGCCTCCTTGTCCAGGTAGGGAGAGGCGTCAAACTCCTCGGGGAACTCGTATCGATCGTTGATCTTCATCATGACGTCGCGCTGGATGTCGTACTCGAACCTCTTCAGCTGCAGATGCAAGACGTCAGGGAAGCTCATGAAGATGACGCCCTTGTTGGCGTCTTGCAGTTTGTACTGGTCGCCGGCAAAGTACTGGTTCTCGCCGTCGAGCTTCTCCACCTGGATGTAGTCCTGAAAACTATCCAGCAGATTCTCGTTCCCGCTGACGTTGAGCTGGACATCCCAGAAATCCTCGACCCGGCTCGACTCGTATGGCACGTTGATGCAAGAGATGTACGTCTTGATCTTGCCACTGAACATCTGCGGGAGCACCTTCTCGAACTCGGTGCCTTTCATCTTCTCCTCCATCCGCTCCATGAGCTTGCGCGAGAGCTCCTGCACGTCCTGCTGCTCGAAGATGTGGCGCGTCTCCCAGCCGAACGACTTTGTCAGCTCGGAGGTGCCCACAGCCGTGTTGGAGGTTTGCAGTTGATAGAAGAGCCGCTGCAGCGTGTAAGCGCTGTTATTCATGCTTTCGTCTTGCTGCGTAGGGATTCGATAAATGGCCTATCAGATGTTAGCTGGCGGGGGTGCGCTGACGCGGTAGGTAGGAGGCGAAGCCGCTGGGATACAACCAACCTTCCGGAAGGCATTCGTGAAGTATAATGACTGCAGGAGCGAATTCAGATAGCACGTCGCGCCCTGGTTCTTGAGGCCGACGTAGCCCGTCTCCTTCTTTGAGTCGTAGTTGTTGAAGTTATGCCATAGGACGCCCGTTTCGTCCTCGACAACCCGCACGTATGCGCTGATGTTGATGCAGTCGTTATCAACAAGCGGTCGGTCGGCATTTTCCCAGACCGTGTTGAACATCTTCCGCGACTCCAGGAACCTAGTGAACCCCCAgtcgctctcctcctttGTAAAGCGATGGTGGGCGGTCTGTTGGAAGAAGATGCTGGGGTGATTCTTGTTCCACAGCACAAGTGCGAATTGCACGCAGCAGCTCCAGTCATCGGGGATGTTGTTCGCCTCAAAGCCGTGTTCGAGGTAGATTGAGCAATGGTCGGGGACGTTGTTGCCGAACGGAAAGAGGAGGAtccgcctgcgcctggtGTTAACGAAGCACGAGGCAACGCGCCCGTGTTGTAGCGTACCATGGATAGCCACCGGCGTGGAATATTGGGCCATGCTCCTTCTGTTTTAACGCCCTCCACCCTTCCACCGTCCACGTGTGTACCTGGTCGTCAAGAATCCGAGGCTCCTCTGCCAGGGGTTGGAGGACGTGCTCCTTCATGGCCTCGTCTGGCGCGAGTCAGCGCACGGGGGCCCGGTAGGAGAAGCAAGCGGGGCAACGGGCATGACGGGTCAACGTACAATCGCTCGCGAGAAGCGTGTCGACGTCCATGCTGTCGGGGTGGATGATGGCAACATCATCTGGCTCAGTGCCATTCGGTTCGACGACATGCTCCTCAGGAGCATCGACCATCATGGAGTTTGGCGAAGCGGCCTCGGGGGTCTGGTTGTCGTCCTGGAGGCTCAGATTAGCGAGGGCGTGGAGTGGCCGGGCAGTGTCGCCCATGGTGTCCATGTCCACGCTGTCCATGTTGCGAGGGCGGGTTTTGGCAGGACCAGCGAGGGACGGTCCGTACGGAACTTGGCTGAAGCGGGCGGGGATGGTGAAAGTCCGCAGATAACTAAATgcgagggagagggaaaAGACAAAATCGAGCCATGAAGGAAGCGGCGGGTCGGATTGGTTCCAGAAGGGAACTCACCATCCTGGAGTAGCCGAGTTGTCAGGAAGGCACCAGCCAGCGAGGGGCGCGGGGCGGTTTTAAAGGTGGCTCCACTCGTGTTAGTGACCGGACCGTCTGCACACGCAGCAACTGCAACTTGGAACTGACACCGCAATGGGGAGAGACAGAGTCGGCTGTCGGGCAATCCGGCGCAAGGCACTTTCGGCACAGGCAAAAACGTGAGCGTGGAGGCCAAGGGAGGCCGGACGAGACAGGATCAGGACAGAAGCGAGCCGGTGCTGGTGACGGCAGCAAGTTGCAAGTAAGGTATCAAGCAGCAACGCACGCAAGCAGCAAACCGGGGGGACGGTGTCAGTGTGACAAGCGTCAAAGAGACCGAGACTACCTGGTAGGTCTGCTTGGTTGCAAGAAGGCGCAGCACGGCTTCCGGCTTTTCGGCGGCAGACATTTCAAGGCCGGTACCCGGCCTCTTGGACACATCAGTGAATACAAAAGCGTTCCCGCACATCGCGACATAAAAACGCAGAGCTGCAGCCACTCAGAAGGTATCTCTTTACCATGAGACTTTGGCAGTGACATATACCCCAACTCGAACCCCTCCAATGACGTGGGGCACCGAAGGAAGACAGCAGGCCGATCCTCCCGCCCTGGTTTACTCTGTACAGTACAGTACACAGTACGCAGCAGCTCACTCGTAACCGCTGCTTCGTTCGACAGAGGTTGCGACGCACAGGGAAATTGGTGCTGGTGATGTTGGCGGTTTGGTTCACTCTCTTGAACTCCAGCTTTGCGTTATTGCTCCAGCTTTGCATTATTGTTGAAAGTCCAAACAGCCGACCCCATGCGTTGACAGGTTGATTGTGTGTTAGGTACGGCCTGGCAGACGTCCGACTCCAAGGGCTCAGTAGGCTGTGTCTGCTGAAGACGCTGGCATCAGATGTGGACTGTAGCCCTGGTGGGAGGTTTTACCAAGCAAGTAATCCGTAATTTGAGTAAATAGCAGTGGCAAAGAGCAGCCCAGTGGACTCGAGTGCCGAGGGACATTTCTCACGCCACTCATCAATGAAACAGCCCAAGCGACAAAGCACAGTGTAAAGCACGGCAGCGAGACGGGCTTACACCGTGCTGCCCATCCCCGCGCCACTCACATGTAAGCAGCCAAAACCcaagctacctaggtacctaggtacaGATCGGTGTGGGGTATGAATCATTCAAGCTCCATCCACCACTGGATGCAATATACCAGAGTAGGTAGTGTACCAGTCATCCAACTTCACCATGGCGCAGGCGATGACTAGAATACGCCTAACATAGCTATATCCCTCCCGTCACAGAGCCACGCTGCAGCTGCCGCACTCACTGTCGTTGACTACTATTCAATTGCCATCGCTCTCCCCGATGTGAAGTTAACTGTCGTTCGCGGGCGTTGTTTGAGCTTCAAAGCTGGTCGAATCTCGAGTACCCAGCCCCTACCCGCGCTTCGACTGCCAAGCAAACGCAGCTTTTGTTTTTCGTATGGCAAGGACGGCATGCCGCGCTCCTTACTGCATCATGCCACGGCGCCCGGCCGGCTGACGGGCAGGGCCGGGACGCCGGGCATGGCGGCAGCACGTGTGCAGTTGCCGGATCGGCCTCTGGTGCGGCTCTCGCACACCTCTCACAGCCCGAAATGGCGCCCGGTCTCTGTCTTGGACGAGTACGAGCTTCTACCTCTCCCTCTGCCGTTACTCCCAACCATGCGTGCTCAAGCTCACTGCTGTGTTGTGCCATAGATGGGTCGCGAAAGAAGCCCGGCCCATAAGCTTGCGCCAGCTCATGGTGTTTGGCCGCTCCTTGACCGAATCGAGGCTGATCAGCTCGGCTAACTACGTCCGAACTGAGCTGCCCACGAGGCAAGTTTTTGCCCTTCCTGGTCTCGGTCAAGAGCTGTACTGACGCCACGGAGCGCTTAGAATTGCCCACCGCATCCGCGACATGCAGCAGCTGCCCTACGTTGTTGTCACGAACCCCCATCTCAACGAGGTCTATGACTTGTACTACACTGCCTTCGACACGTTCCGCAAGGTGAAGGACATCAAGACGCTGGAGGACAATGACCGCTTCTGCAAGACCATACGCGCCATGCTTAAAGCCCACCTAACGGTCATTCCCAAGCTAGCCAGGGGCATCCTCGAATGCAATGGTCTCATGGACGCGGCTGAGCTCGACAAGTTTATGAACACCATCCTCCGATCGGTTCGTGACCCTTTGCTAGCTCTGCGGTTCGCTCCCGGCTGACACCCCGAGCTCTCAGCGTATCTCTCGACGTGTCATCGCAGAGCAGCACCTCGCTCTCACCGACACGTTCCACGCGCCGTGGTTCTCGCCCGGCGCCAAGCTCTCCGAGTCCGAATTCATAGGCAACGTCTTCCTCAAATGCGTCGCCAAGGACGTCGTCTCGCGCTGCGGCAGAACCGTCCGCGAGATTCTCCGGCGCGCCTACGGGCCCGACGTCGCGCTCCCCGAGATCCGCATCGACGGCCACCTCGACGCCAACTTCCCCTACATCCTCAGCCACCTCGAGTACATCATCGGCGAGCTTCTGCGCAACTCGGTgcaggccgtcgccgagaGACACCAGCGGCGCAAGGACAGGGCGACCAACCCGGACgagcccccgccgccgatcgAGGTAACCATCTGCGAGAGCCAGCAGCACGTCATCATCCGCATATCCGACCGGGGAGGCGGCATCCCCCGCGAGGTCTTGCCCTACCTGTGGTCCTTCAGCAAGGGCCCCGCCAGCGACACGATCTTGGCGAACCTGGGCAAGGTGCCCAAGATGGCGGCCACGATGCAGGAGCTGCAGG from Thermothielavioides terrestris NRRL 8126 chromosome 1, complete sequence includes these protein-coding regions:
- a CDS encoding glycoside hydrolase family 16 protein (CAZy_ID 269828), with product MKTGEAVVSVYGTGSPSPSQRNPRSWSRRAWLILVTALIVIVIVIVGAVVGVRATRNNNPDGTSSSYPDYTQLNYTLIDTYSGTSFFDKFEYFSRSDPTQGFVHYVDPGYAATYNLTYATQSTAIIRVDTTVGPGSNPDASTGRFSVRLESKAQYGPGLFLFDVKHTPYGCGTWPALWLTDPSNWPENGEIDLMEAVNQASAGGLTALHTTAGCTMADVRREMSGAAGQDDCHNATNSNTGCTVTGGAAMYGPAFNAAGGGVVALEWRAEGIRVWVLGRDGGGGGKGVITALPAAEQLAGPDTGTWGPPLADFPSTSCDVTSHFRNQSIIVNIDLCGELPNAVWASSGCPSNCTDYVANNPLAFTNAYWEFGAFQVYKAA